Proteins encoded by one window of Gopherus flavomarginatus isolate rGopFla2 chromosome 11 unlocalized genomic scaffold, rGopFla2.mat.asm SUPER_11_unloc_1, whole genome shotgun sequence:
- the LOC127040907 gene encoding olfactory receptor 10A4-like, translating to MTYSEREPDENQTISDVFILVGFSYFTRLQILLFLVFLLSYLVILMGNLLIILLIKLNPSLHTPMYFFLLNLSFLEVCYTSSVVPQLLAHLLVEQKTITIVGCAAQMYVFTILGLTECCLLAAMAYDRYIAICNPLHYRTIMSGRVCAQLVAASWTIGISVEVVQTTWIFSLPFCGSNRIHHFFCDIPPVVKMACTDTSKNEIVVLTVSVLFIMGPFLLITVSYICIISTILKLPSAEGRRKAFSTCSSHLMVVTLFYGTALFTYLRPKSISTPESDQIISLMYTVVTPVLNPIIYTLRNKEVKGAFRKTIEKSIFHTTGEIRE from the coding sequence ATGACATATTCTGAGAGAGAGCCTGATGAGAACCAGACCATTTCTGATGTGTTCATCCTGGTGGGGTTTTCATACTTTACAAGACTTCAAATCCTTCTGTTTCTGGTGTTTCTGCTCTCCTACCTGGTCATTCTGATGGGGAACCTGCTCATTATCCTCCTTATAAAGCTAAACCCATCACTTCAtacccccatgtatttcttcctacTGAACCTGTCCTTCTTGGAAGTCTGCTACACCAGCAGTGTGGTCCCTCAGCTGCTCGCTCACCTTCTCGTGGAGCAAAAGACCATCACCATTGTGGGCTGCGCTGCACAGATGTATGTCTTCACCATCCTGGGCCTCACAGAATGCTGCCTCCTAGCAGCCATGGCGTACGACCGCTACATAGCCATATGCAACCCCTTGCACTACAGAACCATCATGAGTGGTCGGGTATGTGCACAGCTCGTGGCTGCTTCATGGACCATCGGCATCTCGGTGGAAGTAGTTCAGACCACGTGGATCTTCAGCCTGCCCTTCTGTGGCTCCAACCGCATCCAccacttcttctgtgacatcCCACCGGTGGTAAAGATGGCATGCACTGACACATCCAAAAACGAAATTGTGGTCTTGACAGTGTCAGTTTTGTTCATCATGGGCCCTTTTTTGTTGATAACCGTGTCCTATATCTGCATTATCTCCACCATCCTCAAGCTGCCATCAGCAGAGGGAAGgcgtaaagccttctccacctgctcctcccacctcatggTGGTGACTTTGTTCTATGGAACAGCCCTTTTCACCTACCTGAGGCCCAAGTCTATCTCCACCCCAGAGAGTGATCAAATTATTTCCCTCATGTACACAGTTGTGACCCCAGTGTTGAACCCCATAATATACACTCTGAGGAACAAAGAGGTGAAgggagcttttagaaaaacaatagaaaagagTATCTTTCACACAACTGGAGAAATCAGAGAATGA